Proteins encoded together in one Xyrauchen texanus isolate HMW12.3.18 chromosome 50, RBS_HiC_50CHRs, whole genome shotgun sequence window:
- the LOC127641320 gene encoding ATP synthase subunit delta, mitochondrial-like translates to MMAARFLLRRAAPTLRHARCYADAPAAQMSFTFASPTQVFFKEASVRQIDVPTLTGMFGILPAHVPTLQVLRPGIVTVFSDDGASTKYFVSSGSVTVNADSSVQLLAEEAVTLDTLDIAVAKANLEKAQSELMGASDEAARAEVLVSIEANEAIVKALE, encoded by the exons ATGATGGCAGCAAGGTTTCTCCTTCGTCGTGCGGCTCCTACGCTGAGACACGCGCGCTGCTATGCCGACGCGCCCGCTGCTCAGATGTCCTTCACTTTCGCATCGCCGACGCAG GTATTCTTCAAGGAAGCCAGTGTAAGACAGATTGATGTCCCAACACTGACAGGCATGTTTGGTATCCTCCCTGCCCACGTTCCCACACTGCAGGTGCTCCGGCCTGGCATAGTCACCGTCTTCAGCGATGATGGTGCTTCTACAAAGTACTTTG tGAGCAGTGGATCAGTGACGGTCAATGCAGACTCTTCAGTGCAGCTACTGGCTGAGGAGGCCGTTACTCTGGACACCCTCGATATTGCA GTGGCGAAAGCTAACCTCGAGAAAGCCCAGTCAGAGCTGATGGGAGCTTCAGACGAAGCAGCCAGGGCAGAGGTTCTGGTCAGCATAGAGGCAAACGAGGCAATCGTCAAGGCGCTAGAGTAA